The sequence ACAGCACTAAATTCAAGTGGAAAAATATTCAGTTCTTATCAATGCGGGAAAGTCCAATTCAAGTATTTAGAAGAACTCATTCTTACCTGGCTTATTAATAATAATGTTAAAAGTATATATCTGtatgtaatacatatatacataacatatatatcTATCACATACCCCATTATATACAAATGTACACATGCTTATACCTATATCAATATACACATAAAGTATTCAGATATAGATAGTAAACCGTCATTAGCCAGGGTGACCATAGTTTTGCTTCCACAGaaaaacaagaaaagaaaaaaagaaaagaaaaaaatgacacatTAAATTTTGCAGATGAGTTGGAGATGGCTTACGTCCTACTGTGCAATATCAGGTTTAGGAAAACCTCTAACCTGATCGTTTCTTCAATTAATTTTTTTGTTGGTtttatttttgttacttttttgctACATTAATTTAATTTACCTTAGATATTTTGGGGGTGTTCATAAACTATATGGTTTTAGAGACTGTAGTGTCTAGTGGTTTTATTTGGACAGAACCTCTCCTTTTAACTCTATCCCTGATGCTTTGTAGGTCCAACTAATGCTTACATGCAAAAGAGGAAATATTTCAGATATAgagagaaaatacaaaaaaagaagtATCAAAAAAGAGAGGATCTCAGAGACCACTGCGGTGTTATACAAAGTAGAATCTATTTTGTTTTTATACTATTAATCTTGACTTTTGAGATGCAGTAACGACAATACAGTGGTGGTCAGCTCAGCTGCAGAAAGGTTTGAGTGGCATTTATTTCCCATACTCATCTCACAATAATtacaataatagtaaaaaaaaaaaactaaacagggaggggggaaagcACACGTAACTGATTGAGGGAGAAACCCACAAAATTAAATATATAACTACAAACTTATATTAACCATCTGAAGATTACAATCCTCCATATTATCCGAACATTGTTATTTTGTTTTCTATAAAATTCAAGTTAAAAGTCGGAATCACGCTTTTCAGTGCTAAAGTGAAGTCAAACTTAAAGACTTCAAGAAATCAGAAGCTAAAACCCAAAAAATAAGAGGCATTAGAGCAGGGTCTGGGCGCTGATATCAGCATCTGATGATGCTCAGACACTCCAACAGCCACCATATGCAAGCTTACtttaattttttgtttattttttttaatcttttagttCTATATATAACctttacagaaaaaaatactgtacaactttttcatttatttactttttatttttaatcagaATGAATATGTTGCTCCAACACCGCTTTTTGCAAACACTTGAGGCTTTCCCCGCCTAATCTTTTTACTGTCTGCTTTAAGAGTGAGTACAAAGAATCCATCAAGGATTCATTGAGGTGGTTAGGGCCTGTATCACCTGTGTCTCTTAGAGAGAGAGAAGGCCTGTAGTgttttaaatatatgtatatatgcatctCACAGATGGCTGATTCATAAACACACAATCTTGATCAGAGATCCTTCTCATCGATTCAACACTTCAGCACTCCGTCCTTTGGCAGATAGCTATGTTGAATCAGGATAAAGGGCCTAAAACAATTCATCTAGTGACTGATACAAGGAAAGGGAAGCAGAATGATTTTTAAGtgcaaataaatttttttatttttaatttgaaaCAATCCATCTGCACTTGCCCTAATGAATGAGTTTCTTTACTGAATAGTTTCCTACCTGAGAGAGAGGACATCCTGTGCTTGGTCTGTGGTGTAATAGCTTAACCCTCAATGTGACCTTTTCTAATAAGAGATCACTGGATTTACTGTCAGAGGGTGCTACAGCTGAGCTAAACCGGTAAACTCTGTGTTTTAGAGTTGTGGCCCTTGCTGGCCCCTGAGCAGTGATATGGAGTTTTCCCAGAATGTGCTACAGGAATCCTACCTCTTTCGATGTATATACCCCACACTAATATTTCCAATCTTTTCAAAAGCAGTAACAGCGTGTCCTATGAGGCAGAAGGCTTCCTCCACGGATGTGAGGTTCTCCTGGCTGCTCTTATAAGAAAAATCCCATTTTCATTATACCAAAACAatgccaaaataaataaataaaccagaGCAATTGGTGCAGAGGAAAGTTttctatataaatatttataaaataaaacaatagctTCCCGGGAACAGCCCAGAGAGAAACTGGAAGAACAGGCGAGAGAGCCTCATCACAGGGCGCCCGATAATGCTAGTCAATAAATACCCATCAACCCAGCCCATCTGACCTCCTCCCTTGCCATAATAGTATAGGAGCGTCCCCCATTTTATGATGATTCTCCTCACCCCCCCTCCTACCCATGAAGGGGCTAATACAAGGACTTCATATCACAAGGAGTCAAATTGATGTCCTTTGTCCTACTGCTCTCAAGCACCAGTGTGAATGCATTGTAATGGAGGAGGCCAGAATAGCAGAAATGCCCCCTTGAGTCTCATGTAACTGATGACTTGGTTGAGTCCAGTGTTGCAGAAGCTGCTTTTGTTAAGGTTCATATTCCTTCACTTGTTCTTTAAGTcttttttgtttctctcttttttcttttttttttttttttttttttaactttttttcctgtcctttttttttggcgGGAGGGGTTATGGGTAAAGAGAGTACAATAAGGCCCTCAAAGGGGGATACTTATAAAACATTCAGTCCTAAAGTGGTGTTAGGGGGATGTTTGGAGATTCAATGGAGTTTTGGAGGTATCACAGTGGTTTGTGGAATCCCCAGCACTTTCTTTGTTGTCTTTTCTTGATAAACATTCACCATCAGGCAAGGAATCTTCAGAATCTGTGTTTAGATCTTCctcatcatcttcctcctcttcatcttcattaatttcttcatcctcctcttcttcatcttcCTCATCCTGAGACATGTCATCATCCGCATCCCCACAATTGGCCATCTGAGTGTTTTCCCTAAGGATACTTTCAGCCCCATCCTGTGGTTTCTTGCTAAGGTCCAGGGAATCATTCAGGCCTACCCCTGCAGCATTTTGCAGGAACAGAAGGGAGTTGTGAGTGTCTGTGCTCAAATTCAGGGAGCTGTCCAAGTTCACTGGTGGATTTTGGAGGTCATAGTCAGCACTACATTGAGTGGACCCCTCTGGTCCAGGAGAAACTGAAGGTAATTCCCCCCTTTCCTGTTTCTCATGCTTTCGCTTATGTGAGTCCATTTGAGACATTCCCACTACAGTGTGCTTGCAGCTGGGATAAGTGCAATGAAAGTGTGAGCACTTTAGCTTATACTTGCAATCGGGCACCTCGCAGTCAACACTGGAACTAAACTGACAGAAGCCTGCAGCACTGATGACGTCCTGCTTTCCATGATGCTTACGGTGAGCGGTCACCTTCGTGCTGTCAGTGCAGCGGAAGCCACAGCGCAAGCAGTGAAAATGTGTGCTATTGCCAGAGAACTGGCAGTCAGGGAAGTTGCAGCTAAGAGAGGATTTGAAACGCTTAAAGTCATCGAGAACCAGGTTATCCACCCTGTCATGGTGCTGTGCATGCTTATACATGTGGGTTCGCCCGCAGAACTTGTAGCCACAGTTTTCTCTGGTGCAGTGGTAGTGAGTAACCTTCAGTGAAAACTGGCATGCCGTATCCTTACAATCTTCATACAGGTCATAGCGTCTGAATCCTTCCAACATCATCCCTTCATCCAGCATTTTGCGTGAAGAAGCGGTCTTCCGCCGTTTGCCAAAAGGTGACATATCCTCAATGATCCAGAATCGTTTTTTGGCTCCGGAAGCTGTTGGCATTGTAATGGTGTTtcctgtgggggaaaaaaaaaaaatgtaaatcgtTTTCTACTGGGAAAAATTTCAGATAATGAGGCAGAAACTAAACCAAATCAATGCACCACATATATAGCTGGATATGTATCTGAGAATAAAGTAGTGCAGTGTTGTCTATGTTTTAATAAGGATTTGACACAGCTGTGGTGAGTAAGATGCTCAGTAGTATATGGGACAGTGGCTGCCATTGGGCTGGGTTACATAAAACCCAACAAACTGGTGTGTGCCAATAACTTTTCAAACTGCACAGGAAAATGGTtgttgagggtacaaacccacttgacgtatttgctgcgtgaatcagtcttaaaaataagcaggcaaaacgcaggttggctttatacaattgttctgcgttaaaatacgctattgcgtatttttgaagcgtgaagcttgtgttagcaaagcatcagttgttaacaacctgtgcgaaaaacgcatgtagcttcacgcttcaaaaatacgcaattgcgtattttaacgcagaacaattgtataaagccaacctgcgttttgcctgcttatttttaagactgattcacgcagcaaatacgtcaagtgggtttgtaccctaagggtcatCAGTTCACGTCTCATCGTGTGGCGTCATGATAAAACACATATGGCTGTCCAGTTATTTTTCAGACATTATGTACCGACTTGACATTAATAACTATTGTGGGGTTTTAATATGATTAGCTTGCAATGGTTAAGGTATGGACATAGTAATATCAACATATCATCTCTAAGTATTTAAGTTATAACATCAAAATAAAACTAAATGAAGTgaatgttaaaaaatatatatattaaaaaaaacaaacaaaaaaaaacatattacaggATGAGTTTAATGGAGTATGCTTATATgctttgctgctgctctatttaaaggagttatccaggcttaccaaaacatggctacttccagaaacagcgcaatTCTTGccttcaggttgggtgtggttttgcagctctatTTCATTTAAATGAATGAAACTGAATTGTTATACCACACATCCTGAGGTGAGGTGATGGTGCTGCAGAGAAGTAGTCATATTTTTCTAAccccggataaccccttcaaactcCTGTTAGCTGTGGTCTTGTGTCCTAGGAGGCACAGGGTCCACTGTTCTTGTCGATGGAGCTCTCAGCAGTCTCACTCGTACTGATCTAATGAATAAGTGATCATTGCTGCACTACAGATACCCATTCAAAGCAAAGCTTAAAAACCCATGATATTTAATTTTAAATGGACATATAGAAACAAcagaaaagaataataaaaactggtataaactgcccatagcaccCAATCCCAGCTCTGGtggaataaaagctgagctgtgattggctgctattggcagtttacaccattttaTATTTTAAACACTTCAATAATTTTGGCCCCTAAATATTTCAAATGTTGAAGCAGATTGTGTGTTCTGTGAAATTGTGTGGTAGTGGTGGACTATGATTCCTGCACATTTATTTCAATTTTCATTCTGTAAAAATCTGAAGGGTACCTGCTGCATCTTGTACTAGTGGAACATCACTTTTGACTGGAGCTGGAGTGGCTATAACTGGTGTAAAAGTTGGAGCGCTGCTTGTTGGCACCACAATGCCCCTGCTGACCCCAAGGCTGGCAGTGATCAAGGAGTATGAGACACAGGATGGAGAGAGCAGGAACGGTAGGGAAGAGAGGGGAGGCCTAACCAAGGCAGGAGGAAAGGAAGAAGCATGAGGCATAGCCGCTGCTGGAGGTGGTGGAGGTGCATTGTGGGTGAGAGCGTCCTCAGAAGCAGAAGGGACCAGGCAGCCTGGAGAGTGTGGAGAAGCAGGAAAACAGAACagagaaaggaaaaaagaaacagaATAAAATGAACCAAATGAGAAGCTGAAGAGAGAAAACGATGAGATGAAATGAAACACTAAACAGAAGAGGGACATCCAGACTCACAAAACTTGACTGTATGGCTGAAACTTGTAATGGTGGGGGCGATAAATGTATTTAATATAAAACGACACAAAAGAATGTTTAATTCATGGAATGGTAGTTGTTATATGATGTGCCCTGGTTACTTCTGAGAAGTCGTACAAGTTATCTGACATAAGTAGATTAAATATGACAGGATTAAAAAAGGAGCTTTGTTACCTGCATCAGCACTTTCATTGCCCACTGGAGTACTGGAGCAGCTGCGATCGAGGTTGGAGGACTCGGAGGACATCCCGCCAGGGCTCCCTAAGCCAGTGTAGTCCATGCACTCATCGGTCTCCGTGTCCATCATGGTTAGAGATGTGGCCTGTAATGATGAAGGATTTTCTGTAGAAGATGGACTGTGGGCTGTGCTGCCACCCAAGGGAGTATGTGATATCACCTAAAAAACAGCACCTGGTTACACTATGTGTGGGTCTAGGTACTGCGCAGACACCGGCTAGAGACATGCATTTACAAGTTACACATCTGGTTCTCCTGATTTACCTGGCCAGGTACCCGGTCAAAATTCTTTCCCAGCATTCTCCTCATGTGCTTACGGGCGTGTGATGTCATCTGGTGTTTAAGGAGGAATGAAAACTGACAGCCCTCCCGAATGCAGTGGAAGTGACTATTCACCTGATTGTATTTACATCCTGGCAGGAAAGAGGAGAGAAATAGTATAGATTAAGATTACATGAAGTCAACGTGAAAAATCTTTGTATCTGTGTTGACTTATTTGCCTCTCTTTGTAATCTGCTCTGCGTGCCCAGCATTTCTCAGATTCAGAATGATAAAATATGTTGTTCTTTCTTCTAATTTTCTGACCGTTGCTTCTCTAGCAACCAGAACAAACAGGTGGAGGGTTTGGCAGGTGAGGACTTGCAGTCACCATGACAGCACTGCCTGACTTTGTAAGCTGGCCCGGCACCTGTAACTCCAAAAGGTGAGCAAATAAGAGCAAGAACCGTCTCCTGACATCTGTAAGAGGACACGGGACTGGCTCGTGTATGTTGTTACTGATCACCGTGGTTACTGCAAGCCGCTATTAACCTGGGACATAAATACTTTATGAGTTAACAGGGTGAGGTcttctgttttgtttgtttgcaaAGGTTTTAGTTATGCAAGAAAACCAAGAAAAACGAGGCACTGCACGGTGACTAATATTTCCCAGCTCTTTTTCTGTTACTTTAAAACAATTGGTTTTGTTGTCACAGGATTGTTGCAGTAGTTACGGAGCTCTATCTAACCAGCTTCTAATGATAGACTTAAACACAGTGCTATAACATATTAGGAGGTAGATGCTGAAAAGTCTACATCTTCTTTTGGGTTACATTAATGCATTTTCTGAGTTTCCCCTAATATATTTTTGTAACATACTTGCATTAGCAGTTTATGAAACAACTGAACAAGTGGATGTAGAATTACAGAGTTCCTTCTGTCAGCCACCCTACAGATTTTACTGAAGTGTATACCTGGATGTTCATTAGTTTAAGGGGTCTTTATAGATCAGAATAAATAAGCTGTATTACTCAATGGATAAATCCCCCTACCATTAATGGCATAACTGCCTACCCATGTGACTGctcaagccaatcactggcctagcAGTACACCAGAGTTCAACGACTAGCTGCAGGGATCACTAGCGCCAAACAGGAGGGAGGGATTTATTAGGCGAGTAAAGAGTCTTTTATTTAATGGTGGTTTCCTCTCTAGACCCCTTTTACTATAAGTAACCATAAACTGCTGCTGAGATTACAGGCTAGCATATACAGATAACCTAAAACTTCTGAAATCAaacacatttgtaaatataagtgTATTATCAGCATTAAACATCCACATTTTGGGcctataaacacttttttttgttaaatagtCAGCTTGTTGTTGCAAGGCCCCATTCCCACtaaggaaaggtagcggaattccgcgacggaattgtccgccgcggaatgccattagcctctcgctcataatgggagtctatgggaggcgcgcgctcctgctctgtacgcgctgaagaatgaacatgttcattcttcagctcggacagggcaggagcgcgcgcgcctcccatagactcccattatgagcgggaggcttacggcattccgcggtggacaattccgtcgcggaattccgctacctttcctcagtgggaacggggcctaactgtTTGTAGACATGGCTAAAATGACAATCTTTGCCTCCTGGTTTATACATACCCATTCTGCCACATTCTTCTCTCTTAGTGAAATACTTGAATCCATTTGCTGCTCTTCGCTCAGCCTTCTCATGTTTTTTCACATGCCATGGAAGCTTAGTTGTTATGTTGGTGACAAAGTAACAGCTGGGCCTTAAACAGTGGTAGTGTCCACGCATCCTGAACTCACAGTGCTAAAGTTAATGAAAAAAAGGACAGAATTATTTATTAGATAATCTGAATTTCTTACTAAATGAATGGTGTTTATGtcctggaattaaaggggtatgcccATTTAGGACACTTATGACATAGCCATTTCAGGGACCTGCCCCTATCCTCAAGATTTGGGGCTTCCACCCTCTTTGGCCTGCTTGCGGCTGCAGGATGTGGTCAGGAAGTAAAAAGCGATTTGTGTAACTTCTCTtgacttaaaaggggttatccagcgctacaaaaacatggccactttcttccagagacagccccactcttgtctccagcttgggcgggttttgctgctcagtttcattgaagtgaatagagcttaattgcaaaacgcacctgaactggagacaagtgtcgttttgtctctgaaagaaagtggccatgtttttgttgcgcttgataaccccctttaatgtgAGATGGGATTTGCATCCTGTTGATAAACCATAAGTGTCTCAGATCGGTATaaccctttacattttttttaagttttatagTTTTGGAACTTGTAATGATTACATGTCATATACAGACctggttagggcacagacactgcaGTGAGTAGTAAGCAAACTGGTCTCGCACATTCACTAGGCTGTTGTTGGGGTTGATGTGGTCCAGGCAGTGGGACTCTGCTTTCCCTGATGTCTTACAAACATACTTGCAGTTTCCAAACAAACAGTGAAAATGAAATTTGTTTGCATATTTGCAGTCAGTGGCTAGGCAGGGATCACTGCAAAACAGATACCAAAAGAGAAGAAATGCAATTGTTAAAAACCTTAAAAATGGAACTATGACGTAATAATTATACATTTTTAGTTTGCGTTTGTTCAGTTATGTATCGTATTTAAACTTGTCGCAGGACATTTCCGAGGCAACACTTAAAGCGATGCATCATAGAAAACTTTGGCCCATTGTAAAGAACATTGCAGCGAATTTCCTGTGGCAGCAATCACTAAGTGGTAGCAAAATGTTTATTGTGCTATATAGAACGCACAGCCCCCTAAAATGTTACTATATAATATTTCTAAAAACAcagttagggcccattcacacgtccgtgtcagtttttactgtcaggaaatcctgattaggaggcctcaaatgtcatcaggaaagtatcaggatttcctgacagtattccgtttttaccttcaggaaaccatcaggaaaagccgtcaggatttcctgatcagaagaaaaaatagggatggatggatggtcacagcttgcagaactacaactcccatcatgccctgctgacaggtcatgatgggagttgtacttctgcaacctggatgattacaggctgcagaactacaactctcatcatgacctGACAGCAGGCTGTCCGGAAAGGtatccgtgaccaattaaagtctatgggtacggacgtgtgaaggggggccttacttttaaaatgacagttgttgttttttttttttaactattgaaCTCACTTCTCCTGGAACTGTAAGAATCCGGGCTTCACTTGAGGTTTAGCATTTTCAAGAGAAGTCGTTGCCATAGGAGAGGAGGCTAAACTGGGAAGTGATGCTGGTATTTGGGGGATTTGTGGTATGGATGACCCCAGCTGTTTCCATGCTAGTAGAGTCGGTGTGGATGGGAAAGCAGCAGGGCACGGAGCAGGAACCTCGCATCCAGGTGTCAGAGTAGGTATAGGAGGGGATGCTGACATTGGGGAGACCTTAGACTCTCCTGTGTATGAGATTTCTGAGCCGCCTTTAGTTCCTACATCAGTCCGAAAATGAAAGCTGCAAGTAAGATAAATTTATTAGGTACAGAACCGATAACACAGAAATGATTCTACATACAATAGCTTACGTTTAGACACTTACTTTGCGTGTTTTATGGCTCCATCTAGAGTGCTGAAAAGTGCTCCACATTCCTCCACAATGCAGTGAAAGTGCAGTTTATGCAGGAAATCACACTGATGGTCACACACATCACCCGGATCAAACCTGATGATACACGAGAAAGTGTTGCTAAAAATGGACACCTTTTAATAATTTTATACAGCTTGCCCTTGGGGTCTGCCTTGGTACCTGCGCAGGTACGTCTTCCAAAGCTCTGCATTCTTTTCACGATCGAGGGCCTTCATTACTTTTCCCAGATAATGCGTTGACTCCCCAGCTCCAGAGTCGCTGCTCTCTGCATCTGCTTTCAGACTCAGTGAGCTCCCTGCATTGGAGTGTTGGCTCTGccaaaaagaaatatataaaacTGTTAgccaaatctgtaaaaaaaacaaacaaacaaaccctgaATTCTGTACAAGACTGTACATGAAGCAACAGAATTGGCACTAGTGATTGTAAACGGATATTAATTGCCATTACCTTATTCCCAAGAGAGGATGGGAGCAGCTGATCACATACGGTGTCTTGACCATTGGGCTCATTACTATATAAGAAAAAATACAAGTCTTTAAATAGAAGAAGTTATCTTTCAAAACCTgttgtaaaatgtaataaaaaggtaATGACACTGGTTTCAGTATTTGTTAGTACATTATATCAGTGAGACGTATTGTTTTTCCGGGAAGCAGTTCCCACCTGTTCAGACTCAGGTCTAGGCTGTGCTCCTGAGAGCTGTTCTGTAGTATTCCCTCTGCATCCAAAGTTTCTGGTTTGATGCTAAGGCGACCTGATGCTTGACCATTGGCTGTAACAAATTATAATTTAGAAAGTAAGAATAGATCATGACTATCGGTGATTATATACAGTTATCGAAGGTTGGTCAGGTGTGCAGCATATTGTGAAGACAGCCCATATAATATTGTGGAACACTTTACTGCCTTGACTGCATTATACGATAGTAATG is a genomic window of Dendropsophus ebraccatus isolate aDenEbr1 chromosome 12, aDenEbr1.pat, whole genome shotgun sequence containing:
- the CASZ1 gene encoding zinc finger protein castor homolog 1 isoform X1; its protein translation is MKVDYLSEFSFGFSDYAERSVCTDGTSGKPKMAAKRKGGLKLNAICAKLSRQVVSEQGSDTGDAETGPLENNEKNGEQKRTVDPAEGLGTDQRSAEEDKRRREVIEKWVNGEYTDEPTERTNKDCKRIGLPELPPEGVYMVQPKGCSDDEDNTEESRASQGSRYLGEKETERTVSKDAEVPAKLTSGAPSGEASTLRDYAANTMSEFLGMFGYAQPNVRDELAKKISFEKINAATSETTSAEDPLSKRARFSKYEEYIRKLKAGENLSWPAHVAKAEELNSKTIQSKESAPPLQPTPQPLTSRGPGHEAIILQEPKTTVLPLTTAGSSQMQGLMSRSSKYDFFIQKLKTGESLRPQNGNTYKKPSKYDLENVKYLHLFKPGEGNQDMGGSIAFKTGKVGRPSKYDVRNIQKLTPLKAAAVVPSLSPAPLTSTPTTPVPASEQPVTLPFNTPEYLKSTFSKTDSITTGTVSTVKNGLPPDKPPEDVNIYQKYISRFSGSQHCGHIHCAYQYREHYHCLDPECNYQRFTSKQDVIRHYNMHKKRDNSLQHGFMRFSPLDDCSVYYHGCHLNGKSTHYHCMQVGCNKVYTSTSDVMTHENFHKKNTQLINDGFQRFRATEDCGTVECQFYGQKTTHFHCRRPGCSFTFKNKCDIEKHKSYHIKDDAYAKDGFKKFYKYEECKYEGCVYSKATNHFHCIRTGCGFTFTSTSQMTSHKRKHERRHIRSSGVLGLSSSLMGGKDNDLEESSNDDLIDFSALSSKNSSLSASPTSQQSSVSLVPNVSEAPSPQTHKSTSTIPPATKIPALLSQSLPTNMPLALALSSSALPAGTGPYFPIMSGRGSTALPLSASNIIPLAAPDSSPQSASGASDQNSTSPAATSIMEKISASKGLISPMMARLAAAALKQSPSPEAANGQASGRLSIKPETLDAEGILQNSSQEHSLDLSLNSNEPNGQDTVCDQLLPSSLGNKSQHSNAGSSLSLKADAESSDSGAGESTHYLGKVMKALDREKNAELWKTYLRRFDPGDVCDHQCDFLHKLHFHCIVEECGALFSTLDGAIKHANFHFRTDVGTKGGSEISYTGESKVSPMSASPPIPTLTPGCEVPAPCPAAFPSTPTLLAWKQLGSSIPQIPQIPASLPSLASSPMATTSLENAKPQVKPGFLQFQENDPCLATDCKYANKFHFHCLFGNCKYVCKTSGKAESHCLDHINPNNSLVNVRDQFAYYSLQCLCPNQHCEFRMRGHYHCLRPSCYFVTNITTKLPWHVKKHEKAERRAANGFKYFTKREECGRMGCKYNQVNSHFHCIREGCQFSFLLKHQMTSHARKHMRRMLGKNFDRVPGQVISHTPLGGSTAHSPSSTENPSSLQATSLTMMDTETDECMDYTGLGSPGGMSSESSNLDRSCSSTPVGNESADAGCLVPSASEDALTHNAPPPPPAAAMPHASSFPPALVRPPLSSLPFLLSPSCVSYSLITASLGVSRGIVVPTSSAPTFTPVIATPAPVKSDVPLVQDAAGNTITMPTASGAKKRFWIIEDMSPFGKRRKTASSRKMLDEGMMLEGFRRYDLYEDCKDTACQFSLKVTHYHCTRENCGYKFCGRTHMYKHAQHHDRVDNLVLDDFKRFKSSLSCNFPDCQFSGNSTHFHCLRCGFRCTDSTKVTAHRKHHGKQDVISAAGFCQFSSSVDCEVPDCKYKLKCSHFHCTYPSCKHTVVGMSQMDSHKRKHEKQERGELPSVSPGPEGSTQCSADYDLQNPPVNLDSSLNLSTDTHNSLLFLQNAAGVGLNDSLDLSKKPQDGAESILRENTQMANCGDADDDMSQDEEDEEEEDEEINEDEEEEDDEEDLNTDSEDSLPDGECLSRKDNKESAGDSTNHCDTSKTPLNLQTSP